The following are from one region of the Paracoccus sp. S3-43 genome:
- a CDS encoding phage tail tube protein, with protein MARAQGARARMALAFETTYGTRPAGGFTRMPFASTSLGAEQPLLNSELLGYGRDPLAPVKDAVTADGDVVVPLDAEAFGFWLKAAFGAPTTTGSAPGPFTHTFQSGAWTLPSLSIETGMPEVPRYAMYSGVVLDQLSWQMQRSGLLTATALLVAQGETVATTSSAGTPAELDLIRFGHFNGAIKRNGTALGNVISTEITYANNLDRIETIRADGMIDGADPSIAALTGRTEVRFADSTLVTQAISGTPCELEFSYTLVSGESLTLAVHAVYLPRPRIEIGGPQGIQASFDWQAARDATLGRMCTVTLVNDIEEY; from the coding sequence ATGGCACGTGCCCAAGGGGCGCGGGCGCGGATGGCGCTCGCGTTCGAGACGACCTATGGAACGCGGCCAGCCGGCGGTTTCACTCGGATGCCGTTCGCCAGCACCTCGCTTGGAGCAGAACAGCCGCTGCTGAACTCGGAGCTTCTGGGCTACGGCCGCGATCCGCTGGCGCCGGTCAAGGATGCGGTGACAGCCGATGGCGACGTCGTGGTGCCGCTCGACGCAGAAGCGTTCGGCTTCTGGCTGAAGGCGGCGTTCGGCGCGCCGACCACGACGGGAAGCGCGCCGGGCCCGTTCACCCATACCTTCCAGTCCGGCGCCTGGACGCTGCCGAGCCTCTCCATCGAGACTGGAATGCCCGAGGTGCCGCGCTACGCCATGTATTCCGGTGTGGTGCTGGACCAGCTCAGCTGGCAGATGCAGCGCTCGGGCCTGCTGACCGCGACCGCGCTACTGGTGGCGCAGGGCGAGACGGTTGCCACGACCAGCAGCGCCGGCACACCGGCCGAACTGGACCTGATCCGTTTCGGGCATTTCAACGGCGCGATCAAACGCAACGGCACCGCCTTGGGCAACGTGATCTCGACCGAGATCACCTATGCCAACAATCTCGACCGGATCGAGACCATCCGCGCCGACGGCATGATCGACGGCGCCGATCCCTCGATTGCCGCGCTGACCGGCCGGACAGAGGTGCGCTTCGCCGACAGCACGCTGGTGACGCAGGCGATCAGCGGCACGCCCTGTGAACTGGAATTTTCCTACACGCTCGTCTCCGGCGAAAGCCTGACCCTCGCCGTCCACGCCGTATATCTGCCCCGCCCGCGCATCGAGATCGGCGGGCCGCAGGGCA
- a CDS encoding acyl-CoA transferase has translation MSPRETIVAALHARLSALSATALRGEVLPERVPAAGLLILRDGEPGEPEVTLSPLRYHYQHRAEIEAVVQGAARDTAFDTLCAGIGAALAADRTLGGLCDWVEAEAPQPVDLPVAGAASLKAAVIPVVLHYSTADPLG, from the coding sequence ATGTCCCCCCGCGAAACCATCGTTGCCGCGCTGCACGCGCGGCTCTCGGCGCTGTCCGCCACCGCCCTGCGCGGCGAGGTGCTGCCCGAACGCGTGCCGGCCGCAGGTCTCCTGATCCTGCGCGACGGGGAGCCGGGGGAGCCGGAGGTCACGCTGTCGCCGCTCCGCTATCACTACCAGCACCGCGCCGAGATCGAGGCGGTCGTGCAGGGCGCGGCCCGGGACACGGCCTTCGACACGCTCTGCGCCGGCATCGGCGCGGCGCTTGCCGCCGACCGCACGCTGGGCGGGCTTTGCGACTGGGTCGAGGCTGAGGCACCGCAGCCGGTCGATCTGCCCGTCGCCGGGGCGGCCAGCCTGAAGGCGGCCGTGATCCCGGTCGTCCTGCATTATTCCACAGCCGACCCGCTCGGCTGA
- a CDS encoding RES family NAD+ phosphorylase, translating to MAPSNQEVDELRRRFGANVPIINRIPSAEEVVERESWLERIAGTVGLEKWMWKSRRGLLIAIIVVPPGISGLIDFWSPPIRAGIEYARPYIGVIENTAIALGQRMVVFLPERGPERLDPIYPHAILAPAVGQMITVAAGITNIDVRVYRLAHPRYDPLDGLGPSRFGGRWNSPGPRLLYTSDSILTAIEELRPHLPLNSLKNFVLHEIRVSALAEILPRDRSKILIDDSYEASRQVGDDWIRRGQSDVLVAPSSVDPFGHTVVINLAHAERMDIKLARSTPISL from the coding sequence TTGGCACCGAGCAACCAAGAGGTCGATGAGCTGCGGCGCCGATTTGGCGCGAACGTTCCGATTATTAACCGTATCCCGAGTGCCGAAGAGGTAGTCGAAAGAGAGTCGTGGCTTGAGAGGATTGCTGGCACAGTGGGGCTCGAAAAGTGGATGTGGAAATCGCGTCGCGGCCTTCTGATCGCAATCATTGTTGTGCCTCCGGGCATAAGCGGGCTCATTGATTTTTGGTCACCACCAATTAGAGCCGGTATTGAATATGCACGGCCGTACATTGGTGTGATTGAGAACACTGCCATTGCGCTCGGCCAGAGGATGGTTGTATTTCTTCCAGAGCGAGGTCCCGAAAGGCTTGACCCAATCTACCCACATGCGATTCTAGCCCCAGCCGTTGGACAGATGATTACTGTCGCAGCAGGCATCACGAACATTGACGTCAGGGTCTATCGTCTTGCGCACCCCCGATACGATCCTTTAGATGGTCTTGGGCCTTCTCGCTTCGGTGGTAGATGGAACTCTCCCGGTCCACGCCTTCTCTACACATCGGACAGCATTCTCACGGCCATCGAAGAGCTTCGTCCGCATTTACCACTCAACTCTCTTAAAAACTTTGTTCTTCATGAAATTAGGGTCTCAGCGCTTGCAGAGATCCTTCCGAGGGATCGTTCGAAAATCCTGATTGATGATTCTTATGAGGCTTCAAGACAAGTAGGAGACGACTGGATTAGGCGTGGTCAGTCGGATGTCTTGGTCGCGCCGAGCAGTGTCGATCCATTCGGCCATACGGTCGTTATCAACTTGGCGCACGCTGAGCGGATGGACATCAAGCTTGCCAGGAGCACCCCCATCAGTCTGTAA
- a CDS encoding DUF6441 family protein, translated as MKLGVNIIGDIARIMETETRAGEKAVTTAMRDAGSGLKTAWRAQITGAGLGARLARTIRSEQFPKGRDSLNAAALVWSKAPVIVGAHDTGPLIRSKDGFWLAIPTAAAGKSLRGGRITPGEWERRTGLRLRFVYRRTGPSLLVAEGRLNTKGRAVASRSKTGRGLTTVPIFLLVPQVRLKKRLDLARDAERARDAVPGLIVTNWAGGGFPE; from the coding sequence ATGAAGCTCGGCGTCAACATCATCGGCGACATCGCCCGGATCATGGAGACTGAGACCCGTGCCGGCGAGAAAGCCGTCACCACGGCGATGCGCGACGCCGGGAGCGGCCTCAAGACCGCCTGGCGCGCGCAGATCACCGGCGCGGGTCTCGGGGCGCGGCTCGCCCGCACCATCCGCTCGGAGCAGTTCCCGAAAGGCCGGGACAGCCTGAACGCCGCCGCGCTGGTCTGGTCGAAGGCTCCGGTCATCGTCGGCGCTCACGACACCGGCCCGCTGATCCGCTCCAAGGACGGGTTTTGGCTGGCGATCCCCACAGCCGCAGCCGGCAAGTCCCTCCGGGGTGGCCGGATCACCCCCGGCGAATGGGAGCGTCGCACCGGCCTGCGCCTGCGCTTCGTCTATCGGCGCACCGGACCGAGCCTGCTCGTGGCCGAGGGGCGGCTGAACACGAAAGGGCGCGCAGTGGCGTCGCGCTCGAAGACCGGCCGGGGGCTCACCACCGTGCCGATCTTCCTGCTGGTCCCGCAGGTCAGGCTGAAGAAGCGGCTGGACCTCGCGCGGGATGCGGAGCGGGCGCGAGATGCCGTGCCGGGGCTGATCGTGACGAATTGGGCTGGGGGCGGGTTTCCGGAATGA
- a CDS encoding major capsid protein produces MATMDIFEGDAFTIIELTRALENIPFRPAILSGAGLFSPRGVRSRTVVIESRDGTLSLIPFSERGSAYEQQVPERREMRAFVCRQFKKQDVLWASEIQGIRDFGSETAAQQVQSEVARKLGRLRQDAEATFEYHLLNGIQGIVRDPKDGATVISYFTEFGITPSPEIDFDLDNASPTSGALRKRCQALIEDVEASMGGLAAGAVQVRAECGSAFFADLVAHKEVRETYLNTAAAADLRGRVADEVSFGGITFRRYRGGAGFGVPTDKAFFYPEGVEGLFEIYHAPADTFETVNTLGLPLYARTIPDRDRDEWVRLEIESNPLPICTRPQVLRSARRT; encoded by the coding sequence ATGGCCACCATGGACATCTTCGAAGGCGATGCCTTCACCATCATCGAACTCACCCGCGCGCTGGAAAACATCCCCTTCCGGCCCGCGATCCTGTCGGGCGCTGGCCTGTTCTCGCCGCGTGGGGTGCGGTCCCGCACCGTCGTGATCGAGAGCCGCGACGGCACCCTCTCGCTGATCCCGTTCTCCGAACGCGGCTCGGCGTATGAACAGCAGGTACCCGAGCGGCGCGAGATGCGCGCTTTCGTCTGCCGCCAGTTCAAGAAGCAGGACGTGCTCTGGGCCTCCGAGATCCAGGGCATCCGCGACTTCGGCTCGGAAACTGCGGCCCAGCAGGTGCAGAGCGAGGTCGCGCGCAAGCTCGGCCGCCTGCGCCAGGATGCCGAGGCCACCTTCGAGTACCACCTGCTGAACGGCATTCAGGGCATCGTGAGGGATCCGAAGGACGGTGCGACGGTGATCAGCTACTTCACCGAGTTCGGCATCACGCCCAGCCCCGAGATCGACTTCGACCTCGACAATGCGAGCCCGACCTCGGGTGCGCTCCGGAAGCGCTGCCAGGCGCTGATCGAGGACGTCGAGGCGTCGATGGGCGGGCTTGCGGCAGGTGCGGTGCAGGTGCGCGCGGAATGCGGCTCGGCCTTCTTCGCCGATCTGGTGGCCCACAAGGAGGTGCGCGAGACCTATCTCAACACCGCTGCCGCAGCCGATCTGCGCGGCCGGGTGGCCGACGAGGTCAGCTTCGGCGGCATCACCTTCCGGCGCTACCGCGGTGGCGCGGGCTTCGGCGTGCCGACCGACAAGGCATTCTTCTATCCCGAAGGCGTCGAGGGGCTGTTCGAGATCTACCACGCCCCTGCGGACACCTTCGAGACGGTGAACACGCTGGGTCTGCCGCTCTACGCCCGCACCATCCCCGATCGGGATCGTGACGAATGGGTGCGGCTGGAGATCGAGAGCAATCCACTGCCGATCTGCACCCGGCCGCAGGTGCTGCGCTCGGCCCGGCGCACGTGA
- a CDS encoding head decoration protein, producing MTTLTETPHAGGFLVWEAFRDYTRETITIATGTLDPGTVLGRITASGKYAAHDPAAVDGTETAVAVLWGKADASAGDAPAVAVVRGPAIVNRHDLVFAGTLSAAEIAAAHVALLAAGILVR from the coding sequence ATGACCACGCTCACCGAAACCCCGCACGCGGGCGGCTTCCTCGTCTGGGAGGCGTTCCGCGACTACACCCGCGAGACCATCACCATTGCAACCGGCACGCTCGATCCCGGCACCGTGCTGGGCAGGATCACCGCCTCCGGCAAATACGCCGCCCACGATCCCGCGGCCGTCGACGGCACCGAGACCGCCGTCGCGGTGCTCTGGGGCAAGGCGGATGCGAGCGCGGGCGATGCGCCTGCCGTCGCCGTGGTCCGCGGCCCCGCGATCGTCAACCGCCATGACCTCGTCTTCGCGGGCACCCTCAGCGCAGCCGAGATCGCGGCCGCCCATGTGGCGCTCCTCGCCGCGGGCATCCTCGTCCGCTGA
- a CDS encoding head maturation protease, ClpP-related, translated as MASWYAIRARATGAEVAIYDEIGACGVSAKGFLAELGALPEGTPIDLRLNSPGGSVFDAVAIHNALKRHAGTVTVWIDGVAASAASYVAMAGDEIVMPENAFLMIHDPAGLVMGTAADMRAMAEALDKVGGSLAAGYAAKSGQSIDEIATLMAAETWLDAREALALGFADRLAEPVRIAARFDVARFRNAPPALAEAVAAATDSGDDNDGDDNDGAGTGTDAAETTGAAAESDEASGAGEEEIGDTDAEQPPVGTPPPGGAPPDPAAIRAEAISHARAVVDLCRLAGQPRMAGRFLDEDAGLDHVRAALLAAKAEAEPEIAGHHAQPGRPSGTRPWSEIVARTFRLKG; from the coding sequence ATGGCAAGCTGGTATGCGATCCGCGCCCGGGCCACCGGCGCGGAAGTGGCGATCTATGACGAGATCGGGGCCTGCGGGGTCTCGGCCAAGGGGTTCCTTGCGGAACTCGGCGCGCTGCCCGAGGGCACGCCCATCGATCTGCGGCTCAACAGCCCCGGCGGCTCGGTCTTCGACGCCGTGGCGATCCACAACGCGCTGAAGCGGCATGCGGGCACGGTCACCGTCTGGATCGACGGCGTCGCCGCCTCGGCGGCCTCCTATGTCGCCATGGCGGGCGACGAGATCGTCATGCCGGAAAACGCCTTCCTGATGATCCACGATCCCGCGGGGCTCGTGATGGGCACCGCCGCCGACATGCGGGCCATGGCCGAGGCGCTGGACAAGGTGGGTGGCAGCCTTGCTGCCGGCTATGCCGCCAAATCCGGCCAGTCGATCGACGAGATCGCGACGCTGATGGCCGCCGAGACCTGGCTGGATGCGCGCGAGGCGCTGGCGCTCGGCTTTGCCGACCGGCTTGCCGAACCGGTGCGGATCGCTGCGCGCTTCGATGTCGCGCGCTTCCGCAACGCGCCGCCGGCGCTGGCCGAAGCGGTCGCGGCTGCAACCGACAGCGGCGACGACAACGATGGTGACGACAACGACGGCGCCGGCACCGGCACCGATGCCGCCGAGACCACCGGCGCTGCCGCGGAGAGCGATGAGGCCTCTGGCGCCGGGGAAGAAGAGATCGGCGACACCGACGCCGAGCAGCCGCCGGTCGGGACGCCACCACCCGGCGGCGCACCGCCCGATCCCGCGGCGATCCGCGCCGAGGCCATCTCGCACGCCCGCGCCGTCGTCGACCTCTGCCGCCTTGCCGGACAGCCGCGGATGGCCGGCCGCTTCCTCGATGAGGACGCCGGCCTCGACCACGTCCGCGCGGCGCTCCTGGCCGCGAAAGCCGAGGCTGAGCCCGAGATCGCCGGCCATCACGCGCAACCGGGCCGCCCATCGGGCACCCGCCCCTGGAGCGAGATCGTCGCCCGCACCTTCAGGCTGAAAGGATGA
- a CDS encoding phage portal protein, which yields MGLFDRFRRPSPGSAGPAAVRARLEGAMAKRRLRGWNPPLENINALVASGGPRLLARSRELVVTNGYAANACEAFASNLVGDGIKPSSLIEDAAVRDYVQRLWLAWTDEADADGLTDFYGLQAMVAREMFVAGECFVRLRPRRAEDGLMVPLQLQLLQSEMLPFEKTEVLPSGSRIRCGIEFDSIGRRVAYHFRRRHPGDSTDQGGRVIGDVIPETVRVPAADVLHIYRPIDAGQIRGLPHVAPAMVRLFLLDQYDDAELDRKKTAAMFAGFITKTAPEEPMLGEVEADLNGAAIASLEPGTMQVLLPGEDVKFSAPADVGGGYEAFQYRTLLAVSASLGLPYHLVTGDVRQANYSSLRAELVEFRRRIGQLQHGVIVHQLCRAVWRRWLEAAALSGALGLDDPAAARPVQWIPPRWDWVDPLKDIQAQVLAMGAGITSRRKVVEATGYDIEEVDRENAADAARAAALGLSYRTGSGETQGARATPATQPDPGDGAREHEHGDAAATESATEQE from the coding sequence ATGGGCCTCTTCGACCGCTTTCGCCGCCCATCGCCGGGCAGCGCTGGACCAGCGGCGGTGCGCGCCCGCCTCGAGGGCGCCATGGCGAAGCGCCGCCTGCGCGGCTGGAACCCGCCGCTCGAGAACATCAACGCGCTGGTCGCCTCCGGCGGCCCGCGGCTGCTGGCGCGTTCGCGCGAACTGGTGGTCACCAACGGTTACGCGGCGAATGCCTGCGAGGCGTTTGCGTCAAACCTCGTCGGAGACGGCATCAAGCCATCCTCGCTGATCGAGGATGCGGCGGTTCGCGACTACGTTCAGCGGCTCTGGCTCGCCTGGACCGACGAGGCCGATGCCGACGGGCTGACCGACTTCTACGGCCTGCAGGCCATGGTGGCGCGCGAGATGTTCGTGGCGGGCGAATGCTTCGTCCGCCTGCGCCCGCGCCGGGCCGAGGACGGGCTCATGGTCCCGCTGCAACTGCAGCTGCTGCAGTCGGAGATGCTGCCCTTCGAGAAGACGGAGGTGCTGCCATCGGGCAGCCGTATCCGCTGCGGGATCGAGTTCGACAGCATCGGCCGCCGCGTGGCCTATCACTTCCGCCGCCGTCACCCGGGCGACAGCACCGATCAGGGCGGCCGGGTCATCGGCGACGTGATCCCGGAGACGGTGCGCGTACCCGCCGCGGATGTGCTGCACATCTATCGGCCCATCGACGCCGGCCAGATCCGGGGGCTGCCGCATGTCGCACCGGCGATGGTGCGGCTGTTCCTGCTCGACCAGTATGACGACGCCGAGCTGGACCGGAAGAAGACCGCGGCGATGTTCGCGGGCTTCATCACCAAGACCGCCCCGGAAGAGCCGATGCTGGGCGAGGTCGAAGCGGACCTCAATGGCGCGGCCATCGCCAGCCTCGAGCCCGGGACGATGCAGGTGCTGCTGCCAGGCGAGGACGTGAAGTTCTCCGCGCCCGCCGACGTGGGCGGCGGCTACGAGGCGTTCCAGTACCGGACGCTGCTCGCGGTCTCCGCCTCGCTGGGGCTGCCGTATCACCTGGTCACCGGGGATGTCCGGCAGGCGAACTATTCGAGCCTCAGGGCGGAGCTGGTCGAGTTCCGGCGCCGCATCGGCCAGCTGCAGCATGGCGTGATCGTGCACCAGCTCTGCCGGGCGGTCTGGCGGCGATGGCTGGAGGCGGCCGCGCTCTCCGGCGCGCTCGGTCTCGACGATCCCGCGGCGGCGCGGCCGGTGCAGTGGATCCCGCCGCGCTGGGACTGGGTCGATCCGCTGAAGGACATCCAGGCACAGGTGCTGGCGATGGGGGCGGGCATCACCTCGCGCCGCAAGGTGGTCGAGGCCACCGGCTACGACATCGAGGAAGTGGACCGCGAGAACGCGGCCGATGCGGCACGCGCCGCGGCGCTCGGTCTCAGCTACCGCACCGGCTCCGGCGAGACGCAGGGGGCACGGGCGACGCCCGCGACGCAGCCGGATCCCGGTGATGGGGCCCGCGAGCATGAGCACGGCGACGCCGCTGCGACCGAGTCCGCCACCGAACAGGAGTGA
- a CDS encoding phage terminase large subunit family protein, whose product MYAPTSTNSPRSGPISGDDDALTDFDGAGEILRAWGNGLRPDPDLTVSEWADRHRMLSGRASAEPGRYRTVRTPYMREIMDRLSPGDPTQRIVFMKAAQVGATEAGNNWIGFAIHQAPGPMLAVQPTVELAKRNSRQRIDPLIDESPELRERVKPARSRDAGNTMLSKEFAGGILIMTGANSAVGLRSTPARYIFLDEVDAYPASADEEGDPVTLAEARSLTFAHRRKVLLVSTPTIRGLSRIEREYEASDQRRFFVPCPHCGAMQWLKFDRLRWQKGRPETAEYHCEGCDAAIAEHHKTAMLECGEWRATARPSDPATVGYHLSALYSPVGWLSWQRVARAHEAARGSDEAMRAFRNTILGETWMETGEAPDWQRLADRREPWPAGTVPERGLFLTAGADVQKDRIEVDVWAWGRGLESWLVDHLVLEGGPGDPGCWQQLTELLGRTWEHASGQPMTLARLAIDSGFETSAVYAWSRQVGFAQVAPVKGVEGFTRTSPVTGPTYVDATVAGKRLRRGARLWTVATSTFKAETYRFLRQERPAAEERAEGAVFPAGTIHLPDWAASEWLKQLTAEQLVTVRTRRGFSRLEWQKLRERNEALDTRVYARAAAWILGADRWPEARWADLEAQLGVSAADATIADSPLARPAAPRRSPQRRTVHSSYMR is encoded by the coding sequence ATGTACGCGCCCACCTCGACGAACTCGCCGAGGTCCGGCCCGATTTCCGGTGACGATGACGCACTGACGGACTTCGACGGCGCGGGCGAGATCCTGCGCGCCTGGGGCAACGGGCTGCGGCCCGACCCCGACCTGACCGTTTCGGAATGGGCGGACCGGCACCGGATGCTGTCGGGCCGCGCCTCGGCCGAGCCAGGGCGGTATCGCACGGTACGCACGCCCTACATGCGCGAGATCATGGACCGGCTGAGCCCTGGCGATCCCACGCAGCGGATCGTGTTCATGAAGGCCGCGCAGGTCGGCGCGACCGAGGCGGGCAACAACTGGATCGGCTTCGCGATCCATCAGGCGCCGGGGCCGATGCTGGCGGTCCAGCCGACCGTGGAACTGGCCAAGCGCAATTCGCGGCAGCGGATCGATCCGCTGATCGACGAGAGCCCCGAGCTGCGGGAGCGGGTGAAGCCCGCCCGGTCCCGCGACGCGGGCAACACCATGCTGTCGAAGGAGTTCGCGGGCGGCATCCTGATCATGACCGGGGCGAACTCGGCGGTCGGGCTCCGCTCGACCCCGGCGCGCTACATCTTCCTCGATGAGGTCGACGCCTATCCGGCTTCGGCCGACGAGGAAGGCGATCCGGTCACGCTGGCAGAAGCGCGGTCGCTGACCTTCGCCCACCGGCGCAAGGTGCTGCTGGTCTCGACGCCAACGATCCGGGGGCTGAGCCGGATCGAGCGCGAGTATGAGGCCAGCGACCAACGGCGGTTCTTCGTGCCGTGCCCGCATTGCGGTGCGATGCAGTGGCTGAAGTTCGACCGGTTGCGCTGGCAGAAGGGCCGCCCGGAGACGGCGGAGTATCACTGCGAGGGCTGCGACGCGGCAATCGCGGAGCACCACAAGACGGCGATGCTCGAGTGCGGCGAGTGGCGCGCGACGGCGAGACCAAGCGATCCGGCCACGGTCGGCTACCACCTCTCGGCGCTCTATTCGCCGGTGGGCTGGCTCAGCTGGCAGCGGGTCGCGCGGGCGCATGAGGCGGCACGGGGCAGCGACGAGGCGATGCGGGCGTTCCGGAACACCATTCTCGGCGAGACCTGGATGGAGACCGGCGAGGCGCCCGACTGGCAGCGGCTGGCGGACCGGCGCGAGCCATGGCCCGCGGGCACCGTGCCCGAACGCGGGTTGTTCCTGACCGCGGGCGCCGACGTGCAGAAGGACCGGATCGAGGTCGATGTCTGGGCTTGGGGCCGCGGTCTCGAAAGCTGGCTCGTCGACCACCTCGTGCTCGAGGGTGGCCCCGGCGATCCGGGCTGCTGGCAGCAGCTGACCGAGTTGCTCGGGCGCACATGGGAACACGCCTCCGGCCAGCCGATGACGCTGGCGCGGCTCGCGATCGACTCCGGGTTCGAGACCAGCGCCGTCTATGCATGGTCGCGGCAGGTGGGCTTCGCGCAGGTGGCGCCCGTGAAAGGCGTCGAGGGCTTCACCCGGACGAGCCCGGTAACGGGGCCGACCTATGTCGATGCGACCGTTGCCGGCAAGCGGCTCCGGCGCGGGGCGCGGCTCTGGACCGTCGCCACCTCGACCTTCAAGGCCGAGACCTACCGCTTCCTTCGGCAGGAGCGGCCAGCGGCAGAGGAACGGGCCGAGGGCGCGGTCTTTCCGGCCGGCACGATCCACCTGCCGGACTGGGCGGCCAGCGAATGGCTGAAGCAGCTGACCGCCGAGCAGCTGGTGACGGTCCGCACGAGGCGCGGCTTCTCCAGGCTCGAATGGCAGAAGCTGCGCGAGCGCAACGAGGCGCTCGACACCCGCGTCTACGCCCGTGCCGCCGCATGGATCCTCGGGGCGGATCGCTGGCCGGAGGCACGCTGGGCCGATCTGGAAGCGCAGCTGGGCGTGTCGGCCGCGGATGCGACAATTGCGGACAGCCCGCTGGCGAGGCCGGCCGCGCCTCGACGAAGCCCGCAACGCCGGACCGTGCACTCCAGTTACATGAGGTGA
- a CDS encoding DUF3489 domain-containing protein — MTKLSDTQLVILSAAAEREDRNVLPLPGSLRGGAATKVVGALLSRGLIAETTTDSQSKADAALNRIWRNDEDGRAILLHINDAGLAAIGVEPEGGDSAPAGADAAPSAVAAQDAPGEADAGPEARKPRTGTKQAKLIEMLRAEGGATIDEIVTALDWRPHTVRGALAGALKQKLGLTITSEKVDGRGRVYTIRD, encoded by the coding sequence ATGACCAAACTTTCCGATACCCAGCTCGTGATCCTCAGCGCCGCCGCGGAGCGCGAGGACCGCAACGTCCTGCCGCTCCCCGGCTCGCTCCGCGGTGGCGCCGCAACCAAGGTGGTGGGCGCGCTGCTCTCGCGCGGGCTGATCGCCGAGACGACGACCGACAGCCAGAGCAAGGCCGACGCCGCGCTCAATCGGATCTGGCGCAACGACGAGGACGGCCGTGCCATCCTCCTGCACATCAACGACGCAGGGCTCGCCGCCATCGGCGTCGAGCCGGAGGGCGGCGACAGCGCGCCCGCGGGCGCCGACGCGGCGCCGAGCGCCGTAGCCGCGCAGGACGCTCCCGGCGAGGCCGACGCCGGGCCCGAGGCGCGCAAACCGCGCACGGGCACGAAGCAGGCCAAGCTGATCGAGATGCTCCGCGCCGAGGGCGGCGCCACCATCGACGAGATCGTCACCGCCTTGGACTGGCGGCCGCACACGGTGAGGGGTGCGCTTGCCGGCGCGCTCAAGCAAAAGCTCGGCCTGACCATCACCTCCGAGAAGGTTGACGGAAGGGGCCGCGTCTACACCATCCGCGACTGA
- a CDS encoding DNA cytosine methyltransferase, whose product MSVYYNDADPAACAWLRELIAAGLLPRGEVDGRSIMDVEPADLRGFMQCHFFAGIGGWPYALRLAGVAEDLSVWTGSPPCQPFSVAGQRKGQDDDRHLAPAFLQLVAACRPNIVFGEQVASAAVLGPVCGAARAAAEGPAGWAWFDALADALEAASYAVAAADLPAAGIGAPHIRQRLFFGAVAMEGGGLGHGFCAGSQGRIGMPGGADQRAARPTGLAGGLVDHDADLAGASATDGVWRDPDWLLCRDDRWRPVEPGTFPLADGIPRRMGLLRGYGNAIVPPLAAEFVRAFLESLPERLR is encoded by the coding sequence ATGTCCGTCTACTACAACGATGCCGATCCCGCCGCCTGCGCCTGGTTGCGGGAACTGATCGCCGCTGGGCTCCTGCCCAGGGGCGAGGTGGACGGGCGCTCCATCATGGACGTGGAGCCGGCCGATCTGCGCGGCTTCATGCAATGCCATTTCTTCGCCGGGATCGGCGGCTGGCCCTACGCGCTGCGCCTCGCCGGCGTGGCCGAGGATCTGTCCGTCTGGACCGGCTCGCCGCCGTGCCAGCCGTTCAGCGTCGCCGGACAGCGCAAGGGACAGGACGATGACCGCCATCTCGCCCCCGCTTTCCTGCAACTCGTCGCAGCCTGCCGGCCGAACATCGTCTTCGGCGAGCAGGTCGCGAGCGCGGCAGTGCTCGGACCGGTTTGCGGCGCGGCTCGCGCAGCGGCTGAGGGTCCGGCCGGCTGGGCGTGGTTCGACGCTCTGGCGGATGCGCTGGAAGCAGCATCTTACGCCGTCGCGGCGGCCGATCTGCCGGCTGCGGGTATCGGCGCCCCGCATATCCGCCAGCGACTGTTCTTCGGCGCCGTCGCCATGGAGGGAGGCGGGCTGGGCCACGGCTTCTGCGCGGGATCACAAGGACGGATCGGAATGCCCGGCGGTGCCGATCAACGCGCTGCTCGGCCGACAGGTCTGGCTGGCGGGCTGGTCGACCACGACGCCGACCTGGCCGGCGCCAGCGCGACGGACGGCGTCTGGCGAGATCCGGATTGGCTCCTCTGCCGCGACGACCGCTGGCGGCCCGTTGAGCCCGGAACATTCCCGCTGGCTGATGGGATACCCCGCCGCATGGGGCTGCTGCGGGGCTACGGCAATGCGATCGTGCCGCCGCTCGCGGCGGAGTTCGTGAGGGCGTTTCTGGAAAGCCTGCCGGAGAGGCTGAGATGA